TGGAAATGTTGGCAATGTGTTTGTACAATGGAATGCCTTGAGCAGCAGCGGCAGCATTGGCAGCAGCCAAAGAAACACCCAAGATAGCATTGGCACCcaatttggatttgttTGGAGTACCGTCCAAGGACAACAAGAATTCATCAATCTTAGCTTGGTCGACAACATCGATCTTGGCTTTTATTAAAGCTGGGGCAATGATGTCATTAACATTGGCAACGGCTTTCAAAACACCTTTACCTAACCATTTGGATTTGTCACCATCTCTCAATTCCAAAGCTTCGTGGACACCAGTAGAGGCACCAGATGGGACAATTGATCTGAATAAACCTTTGTCGGTGGTgaaatcaacttcaacGGTTGGGTTACCTCTGGAGTCGTAGACGTATCTGGCGTGGATTTTAGTGGCGTAAGACATTGTTGTAATATTCctgaattatcaattgatgattgaatgaagaattaaaaaaaagggagaaaaggaaagaaatagaaacagaaaaaaaaagaaaaaacaggaattggaaaatcagacttattttatattaattGGAGTCTAAAAGATCTTACTGTGAGCAAAATTgtcaatcaacaataaagGGAGTAAGgtggttgaaaaattcagaAATGAAATAACCTGACGGCGCGCATACACAAAAACTTACtatggtggtggtgggtGGGCTACTCATATGCAGTAGTAGACATATAATGAATGGAACACAACTTCCCGAtgcactttttttttttttttctgttgcCCTAGTGTGGTTATGTTCTATGCAATGAAGAGAGAAATCTGGCCAACATCAGGTGAACGCAGGAAAAGTATGTCTGTTTGTACGTTTGTATAATTAGTGTGGATCACCTTATAGAAATCGTTAGTCAACTTTTGCAACGCATAAGTTCTAAAAAAAGGCATCACCTGTAAACAAATCTTGATCTCttttttctaaatcaaaaacaaaaacccTAATTGAGAACCCACGGCTTAATGGAACTCATTTGTTTAGATCCGGGCCAGATTTATATGAAGTACAATTAAGCACCTTATCGAGTGAAGGTAGGTCGCTTTCCATCTCAATTGTAACGGCTTGCTGTCGACCCGGAGGACAATCATGGGCCGAAGGAGAAAATGTTTTAGTTGAAGATAGTTGCTACATCAAAAagagaattttttttgtgtaattGTTAGCTGTAGTCATGTGATTTGAGCTATGCGCCGGGAATGTGGATTGTTGAGCGACATTGTGTATTATGCGACACCACTAAGAAACTAGAAGAGACATTTTTGGCTTTTTTCTGATGaacattttgttttgaaattgatagaAATATGACAGACctttcaaaacaaataatcaCGGTATTGCACAATCATGTCTACTAAAGATACAAATGATGTTAAACCCACAAGTTCCAAATCTAATGAGATAAGTCTGTCTGGAACAGCAACGCCAAAAAAGACGAGTTCAGTGCCAGCCAAGGAGGATCGAAAAGACACGACCAAGAAGGATATAGCGAATGAACGCacatcttcatcaaaatcTAAAGATGACTCTGAGAAATAcgttgaattgaaaaataaactaatCCAGCAAATTCTTAAGAAGCAAGAACTAACTAGAAAGCTAACCACGCTAGAGGATTCGATATATCAAAAAGAGATAGATTATTTCGAAGAGAGCCCGCTTGGTAATATCGTAAAAGGTTTTGAGAATTTCTCAAAGACTAGTGGTGGCGGTGGTGCAAATAAGAGAAAGATTGTCTATAGTGAAGATGATCACATATTTAGCCTCAGTTCAGTCAACTATATAAAAAGTTTGATGAAAAGACAGGGCCATACATCAAACGGGGGGTCTTCAAAAGACgattttgatgattatgaagaTTCTGTTGATCCAACCACTGCTAGTGCAGGAAGTAAAGCTAATAGTATCGAGAAGAACGAGACGCCCAGTGGTAGTAGTGGCACACCTagtagaaaaagaaaggcAAGAGTATTGGAGGATTAGGACGAGTTgaacaaataataacaatctATTCGATTATGTAcatttataatataatatctATTTACATCTGAACCCAGTCTAATGATGGGTTTTTGAAGGAACAAAGTTGTAAGTCCATGGCTTGTTAGGTGGATAATCGGTAGGCACTCTCATCTCTATTGGGAAGGTAGTGAAACGTTTAGGGTTTTTAGCATTTGCAGCTTCGAACAATTCGGGACTTGTTTGCTTCAAATCTTCCATGGCATTGACAATGCTTTTATATTGCTTAGACAATTTTTCAGATTGTTGGgttattcttcttcgttGTAACAACTTCCAAGCGTTCATAATGGTTTTATGTTTGATGAAATCTTCATTGCACAATTTCAAGAGCTTTGGTTGTTTTCTACTTGCTGATAAAACTGATAATTGGTTGACTATTTTTTGAGTTGCAATATTGAGCTCAGTTGCTTGTCTCTTCCCACGCACAAAGTGTTTTATCACATTTGATGTGGTTGTTGGCTTGTTTAATGGGTTAAACATTGTTCTGTTATTGGATTGATGGGGAATGGATCTAACAAATActaaaaattttcatcaaattctgcttttttttcttcttggtgtttcTCAAGACGACACAACTATACAGTATAAATGTCGCACACAAAATCGTATTTCATTGAGACCGATAACTGAAACTGATAGCAAACTTCTTGAAAAGCACACATGGCCGCAACCActttaaacaataaagaGTTTTCTATTGAAAAGGGTTtcctttatttttatttaaacaGGATACTTTATCATGAGTGAAAAAGACAAATTGAAACAGCAATATCAAGCAGAACAACAGGGATACTCTAGACCTGAAGCCCCTCCCCCACCATATGAAGAAATCCAATCGCAACAGAATCCTTATGGTGGAGAAACGAGACCACAGCAAGGATATGATAATAAACCATACCCAGATCAACtgtatcaacaacaacaacaacagcagcagcaacagcaagTGCCAGACCCACTCAATGATCCTAATGTTTATAAAATACAGCCCGAAAAGGTGAATATAACTTTAGCACCTCCAGAACACTTGAATCCTCAATATCAAGAGTATCTAGCTAACGAACCAGACCGTTTTAAAAGAGGTGATTACCCAAACAAGTATTATAAACACGGCGCACCATTGAATGAGGGTCATGTTAATTCCAGCAATAAGAGTAATAAAGGATTCCCTGGTAGAAGTGGAGTTACCTACCATAGAGCTGCTAATCTGTAAATATAATCCAATAGTTTTATGTAATTACAGGTCTCAAATATAGTGtgaaataattaaatttttatgtatacatatatatatatatatatatatattgttCTTCCGCTTATAAAACATTGTCACCATTGTATGTCCACCCACCAAACTGTTTTTGAACACTTTCAGTCAAAAAGTCATCGACAACTGAATCCTGAGGTTTTTCATTTGTAAAATCGGGATCAAAATTGGACGTATCTAACAAATTTTCCACATTAGGTTTGAATGGTGGCAAATAGCTCTTATTCAATAACTTATTCCAGTCAATATCTTTGAAGAAAGGATGGCTCTTTATTTCCGATGCCTCGTCCAATCTCAAACTTGGATCCTTTTGcaacaatttaattaaCAAGTCTTGAGCATCAGTTCCCTCTAAGAAGGCAGGGAATCTCAATGGGTTTTGCAAAATCTTCTTATACATTGAAGGcacatcatcatcgtaGAACGGTGGCAACCCCGTAAGCATTTCATACAAAAGAGTACCCAAAGTCCACCAATCAACACTTCTTGTATAACCTTGATTTAGTAACAACTCTGGTGCCAAGTATTCTGGAGTTCCACAGAATGTGTTAGTCTTATCGTCGTTACTCATGTTTAATTTACACAATCCAAAATCACATAGGGCAATATGACCTTGATAATCCAATAGGATATTTTCTGGTTTCACGTCA
This genomic stretch from Candida albicans SC5314 chromosome 1, complete sequence harbors:
- a CDS encoding mitochondrial 54S ribosomal protein mL40 (Ortholog(s) have structural constituent of ribosome activity and cytosol, mitochondrial large ribosomal subunit, nucleus localization) → MFNPLNKPTTTSNVIKHFVRGKRQATELNIATQKIVNQLSVLSASRKQPKLLKLCNEDFIKHKTIMNAWKLLQRRRITQQSEKLSKQYKSIVNAMEDLKQTSPELFEAANAKNPKRFTTFPIEMRVPTDYPPNKPWTYNFVPSKTHH
- the EAF6 gene encoding Eaf6p (Subunit of the NuA4 histone acetyltransferase complex; Hap43-repressed; Spider biofilm repressed) → MSTKDTNDVKPTSSKSNEISSSGTATPKKTSSVPAKEDRKDTTKKDIANERTSSSKSKDDSEKYVELKNKLIQQILKKQELTRKLTTLEDSIYQKEIDYFEESPLGNIVKGFENFSKTSGGGGANKRKIVYSEDDHIFSLSSVNYIKSLMKRQGHTSNGGSSKDDFDDYEDSVDPTTASAGSKANSIEKNETPSGSSGTPSRKRKARVLED
- a CDS encoding uncharacterized protein (Ortholog of C. dubliniensis CD36 : Cd36_08040, C. parapsilosis CDC317 : CPAR2_207180, Candida tenuis NRRL Y-1498 : CANTEDRAFT_114140 and Debaryomyces hansenii CBS767 : DEHA2G13992g), with protein sequence MSEKDKLKQQYQAEQQGYSRPEAPPPPYEEIQSQQNPYGGETRPQQGYDNKPYPDQSYQQQQQQQQQQQVPDPLNDPNVYKIQPEKVNITLAPPEHLNPQYQEYLANEPDRFKRGDYPNKYYKHGAPLNEGHVNSSNKSNKGFPGRSGVTYHRAANS